The genomic interval AAATCACCCAGGATTCGATCGCCGATTACCTCAGCTCGGGCCGCTCGCGCATGCAAACGGGTCAACCGCCGAGCGCCATCGTGAGCCCGGCGGCCAGTGCGGCGTAAGCGGCCGCATAAGCGCACGACGTAAAAAAAAGCCGCGTGATACGCGGCTTGAAGCAACCGAAGGCAAGCGCGAAGCCATGCGCTTGCCTTTTTTGTCATCAGAAGTCGCCGCGCATGCCGATCATCACGCTGCGTCCGCCTTCGGGCGCGATGTCACGCACCACCGAACTCGCGAAGCGCACGTCCTGGTTCGTGAGGTTGTCGCCGCGCACGTAGGCGAGCCAGTTGGTCTTGCCCACGTGGAACTTGTACGAGAGCGCGACCGCGAGCGTGGTGTAGCTCGCCGTGGGCAGATCGTCTTCGGGCACGCGGTGCTGCGCCCACGCATGCACGAGTTCCGCGTGTGCGCCGAACGGGCCGTAGCCGTAGTCCGCGTCGAGCGTCGTGCGCAGCGGCGAGATGCGCGGCAGCGGCGAACCCGTGTCCACGTTGCGCGCGTGCGTGTAGTCGGCCGTCAAGCCGAGGCTCACGCGGTGCGGGCCATGCTCGTACACGCGCCAGTGGCCGTCGAGTTCGATGCCGTAGAACTCGGCGGGCACGCCGCGATAGACCGCTTCGTTGAGCGCGTCGTCGGTGCCGGCGGGCACGGGCGTGTCGCTGTCGTCCACGAGCCGGCCGGTGTTGTACTCGGTCAGGTAATTGCGGAAGCGGCTGTAGAACACGCCCGCGCTCGCCTTGTTCGGACCATTCTCGTAACGCAGCGAGAGATCGGTCGAAATCGCCTTTTCCTTCTGCGCGTTCGGGTTGCCGATCAGATACTGGCCCGTTGCGTCGTGCGGTCCGTTCGCGTACAGCTCGTAGAACGTGGGCGCGCGCTCCGTGTAGGCCACGTTGGCGCTCACCGCCCACACCGGCGTGAGCTTGTAGATCGCGCCCGCCGAAAGGCTGCCCGCGTTGAAATCGCGCGCGCTCGAACCGTCGAACTTCGTGCCGCTCGAGTCCACCGGATCGAGCTTCACGTGTTCGAGCCGGCCGCCCAGGCTCAGCTTGAGCGCCGGCGTCACCTTCCACTCTTCCAGGCCGAACAGCGCGACGTTGGTGGTCGTGGTGGTGGGCACGAGCGCTTCGTCGCCGAGCGCCGAAAACGTGTTCTGGCTCACCTGCACGCCGAACGCGCCTTCGAACGGGCCGATCTTCTTGTGACGCGCTTCGAGACGCGCTTCGTAGCCGTGATTGCGGAACGTCGTGCTGGTCTCGCCGTTGTCGATCTCGCGATGTTCGTAGTCCGTATAACCGAAGTCGAACTTCAACTGGCTGATCGGGCCTTGCAGATTGCGCACTTCCGACGCGATCGCCACGTGATCCTGATGCATGCGCAGACGCACGTCGTCTTCGGCGACCGAGCCGTAGTTCGCGTCATAGCCGTTGTACGAAATGCCCGCGTAGCCGTCGGCCCACGTGTACGAAGTGCCGACCGCGCCGCCGTGCCAGCGGCCGTCGCTGTTCGGAATGCTGCCGTAGGGCTGGTCGGCGTCGGGGCCGTCGGCCGCGCGCTGCTGCGCCGAATGCGCGTAGCCGGGAATGCGCTGGTTGCTCGTGTCGCGGTCGAAGGCGTCCACGTGGAATGCGAACTGGCCGTTACCGCCTTCCACCTGCGCCGCGCCCGCGCGCGCGTCGTTCGCGCCGCCGTAGCTCGCGTCGATCGCGCCCGTCACGCCCGTAATGGCTTCGCGCGGAATGCGGTTGTCGATGGTGTTGACCACGCCGCCGATCGCGTTGCCGCCGTACAGCAGCGCCG from Paraburkholderia acidisoli carries:
- a CDS encoding TonB-dependent receptor, which produces MPLAPLPLALFGAFAHAQSTLAPAGASSAASSNVSASASSGTTGATLAPVFVTANPLGETDLSSPTTSVSGDALVMRSANSLGETLNGLPGVSTTTYGPLVGRPIIRGMDGDRIRLLQNGVAAYDASSLSYDHAVPQDPLSIERVEIVRGPAALLYGGNAIGGVVNTIDNRIPREAITGVTGAIDASYGGANDARAGAAQVEGGNGQFAFHVDAFDRDTSNQRIPGYAHSAQQRAADGPDADQPYGSIPNSDGRWHGGAVGTSYTWADGYAGISYNGYDANYGSVAEDDVRLRMHQDHVAIASEVRNLQGPISQLKFDFGYTDYEHREIDNGETSTTFRNHGYEARLEARHKKIGPFEGAFGVQVSQNTFSALGDEALVPTTTTTNVALFGLEEWKVTPALKLSLGGRLEHVKLDPVDSSGTKFDGSSARDFNAGSLSAGAIYKLTPVWAVSANVAYTERAPTFYELYANGPHDATGQYLIGNPNAQKEKAISTDLSLRYENGPNKASAGVFYSRFRNYLTEYNTGRLVDDSDTPVPAGTDDALNEAVYRGVPAEFYGIELDGHWRVYEHGPHRVSLGLTADYTHARNVDTGSPLPRISPLRTTLDADYGYGPFGAHAELVHAWAQHRVPEDDLPTASYTTLAVALSYKFHVGKTNWLAYVRGDNLTNQDVRFASSVVRDIAPEGGRSVMIGMRGDF